A segment of the Stegostoma tigrinum isolate sSteTig4 chromosome 44, sSteTig4.hap1, whole genome shotgun sequence genome:
GATTTTGTGCTGTCCATTCCCAACTTGAGTATCCATTTGATCTCCTGGTGAGTGTATCAGGGCAGATGAGCCAATGAATTGAATCTACTctgcatttattttttaattgtgGTGAGCTATTATCAGAGGTGTGATTATTCCCCAGCCTGATCTTCATTACCCTCGAACttcatcattttcaaacatatatccagctctctcttCATACCTcatatggaatccacctccaccactctcccaggcagtgcattccaaatccgaacaatgctccaaagatgtttctcctcatctcactcctagctgtctTGGTGACAAATTTGAAATTGTACCCCTGGTTACTGACATAGTGGAAACAGAGTATTCTACTTTACCCTCTCAAAATTCTTCATTATTGTGAACACCCCCATTTGTGACCCCACTGCTCCATGGAGAATAAGCCTGGTTTCATTAATCTTTCTTTGAAcgtaaaatccttcattcctgctgTCATTCTAGTGACACCTTTAAGCCATCTCCAGAgtgttcttccttaaataaggtgtctagaactgaacacaagcGTAGCCTGAGCAATGTGGTCTtagcaatgatttgtagaggcgtagcattacttccttgctttgagactcaatgcctctatttttaaactcaaagatcctttgaacctgcttcacaactgtttcaactggcctggccaccttcagagaacgatgcacatgaaccccaagatctctctgttccaatTTTCCCTTTAAAGCTGTACCCTTAAGCTTGTATTgtttctttgcatttttctcagcaaaatgcataagctcatatttttctgcattgaaatttatctgccaggtctctgcccatttggccaacttgtcaatgtccctgtGAAGTCACTCAGTATCATCCTCACAATGCACTCTTCTCCATGGCTTAGTATGATCTGTAAATTTAGAGACTTTATCCTCAatacccaactccaaatcatttctacaaTCAATATATTTATCTATATATATCTGTCAGTTTCTCTTACGTAAACGTATGACTATTTACCAGCCTGTACCTGTTAGTTTCTGCTGAGAATTGCAAGTGACAATATTaatctgttagcgagttttgagaagatttgtagctcagtttgaggttctggatgtaagtttgctcactaagctggaaggttcattttcagacgtttcgtcaccattctaggtaacatcatcagtgagcctacggtgaagcgctggtgtttaggtttccttgggttggtgatgtcacttcctgtgccggtgatgtcatttcctgttctttttctcaaagggtggtagatgagCTCCAAAtctctgtttgttgatggagtttcggttggaatgacatgcttccaggaattcttgtgcgtgtctctgtttgtcttgtccaagatggatggatgtgttgtcccaaagtggtggccttcctcatctgtatgcaaggatactagtgatcgtgggtcatgtcttttggtGGATatttaccaacaggtggcgacagacctgaccccacaactggagaaccgaatcacagccttactcataaaacttcaaaaatctggagaattaaacaagagactcttccaaaaaatgaaaccagatggatccaacacaccacgcttctacggactacccaaaattcacaaaccaggagctcccctcagacccatagtctcactacctggaacaccaacatACAGactagccaaggaactacaccaaagactaaaacaccgagtagaagactcacgccactccattcactccagcCAAGAATTCTTGAACACCATCAAAagcaccaagatagaagaggatgaaacaatggtctcctttgacgtaacagccctgttcacatccatcaacatcaatctggccaaagaaacactgactacactagtcgaagaaccaaagacacatacaccagacaccaccaacctcatcagcaaggacaaaatCATCAAGCtcgtggacctatgcctcaccacccacttcactttcaataacaaaacctacagacaaactaacggtacacccatgggatctccgacatcagggttcttagcagagggagtagtgcagagactcgaacaaacagctctgccaatcatccaacccaaactttgggtctgctacgtggatgacacctttgtcatcactaaacaaaacaaattagaggaaacattcaagaccatcaataatatccttcctgatgtaaaattcacaaaagaggaggaacaCAACAACAAACTGCATTCCTAGGTACCACAGTAGAGCGACCAGttaatggggaacttcaaaccagcgtctacaggaaaacaacacagacagaccaaatactgaactgccTTGTCAGTGTGTAAATGCACTTATCGAAGTACACCTGTCAGTTCCTGCTGGGTGAATGTGTGGGTGCTGTTCCCAACATGTACCTGTGAGATTCTGCTCTGTAAATAGGAGAGTCTAGTTAACAGACTATacttgtcagtttctgctctgtgaaaCTGGGAGTGTAGTTATCATTGTGTATGTCCGTTTTAGCTTTGAGAATGAGGGTGAAGTTATTCATCTCTCCCTGACAGTTCCTGCAATGCGAATGCATGACTGACATTAGCAGAAACCAAGAGAGACTGATAACTACAGTCACACCTTTACATTGTAGTCAATGTGTTGTCATCATTTGTGTGTTTCTGCAATACGAACAAGTGGGtgtagttatcaatctgtacGTGTCAGTTTCTCCTCATGTATCAAAATGGCTAAATCTCTGAAGGCCAGTAGTATTCTGTGACTGTATGATTCACTCTGTGATGGTTATTTTTAGGGTGTTGAGGCTGCGTCTTAATGTCTTCTGCATTGTGTGATTTATGAGTTGAGTGTCAGTCCGTGTGGTAGGTGAGGGGGATGGAGAAGTTGAGGACATGGGGTGATAACAGGAGGGGAACTGCTTTATTCTGAGAACCATTCTGACAAATTGTCACATATTTCCTATTTGGTCAGACAGCCTGAGATCTGTGGTACCACTGATTAAACTGCTTGTTTCTCACCAAAAACAGAATCACAGATATGGTACAGCATagcagcagaccattcagcccactgtctcTGTACTGGGAATTTTTTATGCAGCAGTTCCGCAGTAATTGTTAGGAATGTGAACTTCATCTACTCATTGTCACCGTCTATTTGTAAAGGCCAATATGACATAAGTTCTGTGGGTATCTGGCTTTTCATAACGATTGTGGTAGTTTTGATATGTTTCCCACAGTCTCAGGGAGAGTACATGGATCTCATTTTCGTATGTTCAGTTGTGGTTTGTGTCGGAGTAGTAAACTCTGTCAAACTCTTTTCAATTGCACtgaactgcattgcatttcagtctcagtttgtttttacattgtgCATGAGGTTGAGTGTGCAGTAGAATCTATCTGTCACTACTGGGCACTGTCACAGTCCAATATCCTCAGGTGTAATCAGAGATTTTGAGAGTCAGTTCATATCTGGAAATTACTGTGAGGCCGTacttcattcttttccttttagcatccactggctgtgtgtgagtgagttttccCTCGTGCTGCCAGTCTGTATCTCAGTTCCCGTCTCCTGTCGTGAATGGGAAACCACCGAAGATCATTAATTGTTGGTGCCTGTGGGAATCATGTGCAAGTGAAAGGCAACACACTGCTACAGAAGGGACTCTGTGCTGTTCCTCAGATTCAAGACTGGAAACACAATGGGCCTTTGTAACTTGTATAGTGTAGAGTTGAACAGGGATTAATGATATAAAGTGTTGACTGTCAGAATAATATCCGTTTCTTTTTCAGTGTGTAGTGATATGCTTTTCTGAGTAATGCTAAAGTAGCAATCAGTGTAAACTGTGAAAGCCAATGGCAGTGAACAATTCAACTGCATTGCTGCTGCCTGATCACACAGTGTCGCTTGGACAGAAAAGACAAACGGGGAACTTATTCCCTGATGTAGACAGGACATGACCCTGCTCTGTGCCGTGATGGTGGAAGCAATTACTGGTACTCTTGTGTTGTTCTCTGGAAGGGAAgtggaaaggaaaaggaagtttattttctgtcttgcAGTGCAGCAGATTTAAAGGGTGAAACTCAATTTATTGAACAATCAACACTGTTCAACTCTGCTTTGAAACAAAAGGAGTGTTTCACAAACCTACCAAGCAAACCAATTttgtctatttttattttgtgcacTGCTTCGAAAGGTAACCACTTGATTAAActgatttattgtgaaaattgtATTCAGATATCTTGGTATTTCTCTGCAATACATCCGAGGGAGGGCCAGGAGGAATGTCAGGCTCTTTACAATAAATTGAGATTAATTTTGAAAGAGGTACTCGAGGTTTCTTGCTGGACtgaaaaagacaaaacaaattcTATTCCTGAAAGGTGAAGAAAAGGAGAATGATGTTGCGATAAAGGTGGGGATGGCAGCTCCTCTGCTGCTATCATACATTTGtgtgaatgaaatgttgaatgaatggGATGAGAATTCTCGGTACAGACTCAATAATGTGAAGGAATGCAGGCCTCTCTGACAATGGTTCTGTGAGTAGAAATCATTCCAGATGTGACAGTTTCTGTTGCTTGCAATGTATATGGTATTGCATGGCTATTATTTGTTGGaatgtgtgttgggatggtttatgcatttgatagtgagagagagagaggagggtgcaagagagggagtgagagtgtataTTAACAATTCTCTCAATGTCAGTCTTTGGCACAGCACGTGCATTTGGAATTCACATTATTTAAGTTTTGTGACTATTGAGACAAATATTCATTGAAATAATAATTGTCTGTCTGTTACTTCTGACTGAAATGTTTGCTTCAATATCTGTACTCCATATCTACTTCCCATGTGGTTGGTCAAACTAACAGCATCATCTATGTGTTCACTTGACTGTAACACTAAAAGTACCCTGACTAAATGCAGATTTCATGCTGTTCCTGTGTATATATTTTGGATGAGGATTCAGTCTGTCATTCCTCCAAAGTGAAATTGTTTAGAACTGGGTGGCTGGAAGTGACGGTACAGATAAGACATATACACTGGTATTTCCTCAATGGTGTTTGACTCTTGGTTAGAACACATCTCTCTGGAAATTGCATTCAATGTGTGACATTGAATCTGCTATCACTGTGGCTAGGATATTCtatgctctgacagtgcaacatacCTGGTGGTTGTTGTAAGATGCTGGTCACAATTGGCTTCGAACTGAGAAAACACTAAATTGTCCTGGTCCTTCAAGTATTGGCCTGGAGGAAGAAGGAATACCTCCTGTAAACTAACATCAGTTGAGATTGATCAGAGTGATATTGCCAATGTAACATTCAGTTAATTATTCATTAGGATTGTTTGTTTTGAGCTATTTATTTGAACAGAACCACGGTCTGATTCTACTCCTAGCCTGAGCTTCTCCTTGtctattttcttttcttaaaattcGAATACCCGGTTGAGTGAGATCCAAAAGCTAACCAACACTGATACAGCTGCATGAGTGGGACTACATACTGCTAGTGGGTATATGGATATGCGAGTTTCGTTGTCCATCTATATCTGTCAGCTCCCTCTTGTTGAATGCGTCAGTGTAGTTACAAATATATACCTGTCAGTATATgctctgttaattttttttaataaattcaaatgtagcgagagacagtgaaatgctctgtttacgagcagtacaggccgATCACAgtcagcaaggatgtacagaacaAAACAACTCAGATGATGTCAAATGAGCCTGGGAGTGATATTTTTATTCTGTCCATGTCAGTTTCTTCTACGTGCAGATGTCAATGTCATTATTATTCTGCCCCTATCAGTTTCTGGTTTGTGAACGTGAGGATTTAGTTATTGATCTCTACCTGTCAGTTTCAGCTAAAAGAATGAGAGTTTCACTGCTGATTtctgcctgtcagtttctgctctgtctaTGTGAGTTTAACAATCAGTCTATCCCTCTCAGACTGCTGTGTGAATATGTTTGtgtagttatcaatctgtacACTTTCAGCCTCTGCTTTGTGAATATGTTTGTGTAATTCTCAGTCTATCACTTGCAGTTTCTGTTATGTCAATATATGAGTTTAGTTATCAGTGaatacctgtcagtttcttctGTGTGAATATGTACATGTCATTGTCAATCAGTACCTACGGCAGCAGATGAGTGTAGTTATTGGTctatgcctgtcagtttctgctctgtgcaTCGGTGAGTGAAGTTACCAATCTGTGCCCGATCAGTTATTTGAAACCAAGACTATTACAAACAATCATTCTGCTTTGGGAATGTGTGATTTTACCCATCAATTTCCACCTATGAGTTTCTGGCTTTGAATAGGCAAATGCATTTATCAATGTGTAACAGTCAGTTTTTATTCTGTGAATTTGTGTGTAACAACATTATTCTTGCTGTCAGTATCTGCAacataaatgtgaggctgcatttccccatctctccagtcagtttctgctgtgtgaaTGGCCAAGTCAAATTATCAGTCcatgcctgtcagtttctgttatttgaatgtgaatatgtgattcatcatcaattttcttttgtgtgtttctgaaatgTGAATGAGTCAGTGTAGGTATCAATCCGTATCTGTCAGTTTCTACTGTTGTGTATCAATGTGCCTTGATTCTCTTGCAACCAGTAATATTCTCTGTGAATATGCAACACATTCTGACACAGGTAATACGGCGTTGAGACTGGATTTCAATCTCTTCGGCATTTTGAGACTTCTTAGTTCGTTATCAGTTGGCAGGATCTAGGAGGGGTCATACAAATGGGACTGATTTCCTATGAGAACCATTCTGAATCAACAACACAATTTACAGTTTGTGTGCTGAGTGTGGGTTTTATATACCGATTGTATCATATGCTGATTCTCTGTCTCAGTACGGGATTTGTTTTTTCAGGTTTCAGTAGTATCAATGAGACATTtagattcatttttttttgtattggaCATCGTTAGTGCTCTTTCttaaagattttgttttgcacCTGTCTGTCTATTTCTATGTTACATTTTTAAACTAATACTCTATACAACAGAATATCATTTACTTCATCACCAGGATCAGAATCAAGGTGAGgtgcagcgtggaagcagaccattcagcccactgtgcctgcacTGGGACATTACATTCTGCATACTAGTTTCCAGTAATTGTTGGAATTGTGAACTTCTTCCACTCACTGCCAGTGTCTGTTAGTGCCAATTTGACATTATTTCTCCAGTTATCAGCCTGCGAATAGCTGCAGTGCTAGCTTCGTGATGTCGGCAACCATCTCAGATACAGTAGATATTCACTGACTCTGTATGACTGAGGGATTAATATTACACTGACATTTGTCCGTACCATGAGGACTAATGTGATTGTGCTGTAGGGAAGGTTGACATGAACATCAAGCCCTTTgtagaaaattgaaacaaaaaattcaAAGAGATACACAATGTTTCTTGCcagactgaagaaaaaaaaagaaatattaacTCCTGTAAGGTGAAGAAATGATAAGGGTGAGGATAGCAGTTCCTCTTCAGCCTCAATACATTCATGGAAATAGAATGCTGGCTGATTGGGATTTTAAAAGTTGTTCATTGAAAAAAAAGGTGCAGACGCAATGGGCTGACGGGCCTTTCTCTTGTGCTGCAGAGTTCTGTAActtgagggtgttagtggagatCATTTTGAGTCTATCATTTTCTATGATTTGCAGTGAACACAAAACAATTTAGTTGTTCCACATTGTAACATACACCTTCAgtcagtcagagtgtgtgtgtgtgagagtgagaggaggagagaatTATTCATCAAaggattaattctgtccttctcaGTCACTGATAAACTTCATATAAACATGTTTCATCCACTTTAGTAACTCTTGTTGCACGGGTTCTTcccatttctgtacttaacatctCACTGAGGTATGGCTGTTGAAACTATGTTACAGCATGATCTATTGTTTGTCTTGATTGTAACTTTGAAAATGCCCTTATAAAATGCAGATTTAATGCTGTTCCTGAGTGTCTATTTCGGATGACCAAtcagtctatccatcttcaaaactTGTGTCAACGTCAGTGGGCTACATACCTGCTGATTGTTAGCAGTAACTGGTCAGACTTGGCTTTGTACCGAGGAAATACAACATCATCCTGGTGCTTcaagtatttgcctggaggaagtCAACATACAGAAAGTCTGGCCGTATTGAACTAATCAACATAACATCAAGTTCATAATCATTGGGACGTGTGtctgtttttaaaagaagaaaactaGCAAATTGAACAGAACCAGAGGCTTTATTCCCTGTTCTCCAGATCTGCTCCTTTTCTGGGAATTCTCAtggtactttttttttcctgaaataattCGAAATCAACTGAGTGAGAATCAGAAACTGAGCAACAACTGTACTTTCATACATGGGGCTATCCGAAGAAACAGGCATGCATACACAGTTCAATATCCAGCTCACAACACACTACCtgtgaaaaggaagaacaaagggcgctattttaaatgtttcaggtgAGAAATGTAACCTGGGGACTCAAATACCTGTCCTTTTCAGGGTTATAACATGCCTCTAGTCTGTGTTTCCACTGTTCACGGCACTATGTCCATCCCAGTTTAGAGGATGAAAAGCACAAGCCTGacccccagcagcagcttcttgccgctgtgtctccctccgcaggcccacacacagcccgagaaaggcttctctctccccgcccccaggccgctcactccaagttccgggaccagttcctgctccgctccgcctcttaccaacagcccccggttctccctgaactgagcccgaatcaacgccggtctcggagccccctctgtgtcccagactcatatctcgatgcgctgctggaaggagcctgctgttccctcgcttccctgggcgctggtctctccattgcggcctgtttcaaacaaacttcttccactcactgagtcaATGGCAGCGCTGGGGGagggcctcacgcatgcgctcctctgGGTTGTGTGTGACAAAGGGAAATGGCGGTGCAATGGTTCTGGGAGGGGCTGCTGTTCAGTGGGTCGGTGTGGAATTTTAGTTGGGCCGAAGtatctgttttcacattgtaaggattctatgatgattctatgaagcGTGCTGCAGATTAGGCGCATAATTGTGAACTATGTGCCAATGTTTTGTTCTGCTCATGTCACCTTCCTTACTGTTTTCATATAGAATAAAAGTTAGAGCATAATTTTgaatgctcctgtttcctcccgcattccaaaggtgtgcaagctaggtggattggctatgctaaattgcccgtggtgcccagagatgtttaggtttggtggattagacatgagaaataaagggtaggggaataggtctggatAGGGTGCTCTTCAGCGGGCGATgaggacttgttgagccaaatggcctggagCGGTTCAATGTGTGGCAGCATCTTCGAaggaaaaaggaacaaaattaacattctgggtccagtgacctttccgcagatttgatggtggctgggaaaacgtcagtttatatgcagataaaaggggagtgtgatggggtttggaataaatgttaggatagagcctaacagagagaagaacatttggacAGAGCAAGAATAATGCagacatttcaaagaaaaaaaaatgccaactgtggacatcactgactggTCTGAGCATTGATTGACCCTCCTGAAATGCCCGTGAGAAGgcggtagtgaactgccttcctgaaccgttGCAATCTCTGAGCTGTAGGTTGGCCCACATTGCCATTAGtcagggaattgcaggattttcacGGATTGACACAGACTGAACGgccaatatacttccaagtcaggatggtgagtgtcttagAGAAGATCTTGCAGATCGTGCAGTTCCCATGAACCTGCTGCTGCtgtctttcaagatggaagtagttgtgggtttggtaggtgctatctaattttatatttgagagagtggatgtttgtgaatgtggtgccaattaaacagGAGCAGCTTTTTCGTGGATAGTACCTTGCTTGCTGTGTGCAGTTGGAGCTGCACTAATACAGGTAATGGGGGCTACAGGGGGGAAAcctttacattcctgacttgaatgttggagattttggacaggtttgagaaatcaggagggaagttacttgctgcagtatccaTAGCCTTGGccctgttcttgtagccaatgCATTTATCGGGTGAGTCCGGTTCAATTTGTCCTTCATGgtagctcccaggatgttgacagtggaggataCAATGATGCTGAGTCCCAAGTCAAAGAATGCCTTACTGCACGACTCTGTGACACAGttttacactcacacactgatcAGACTTGATATAACCTCCATCCACCCTAACAGCAAGCTCTATCACTACAACCCCCCACTACAATCCCAAATCTCACTGGTATTGTATAGGTTAATGTGAGTGATAGTGAACAGAATTGGACATGTTGCACTGACCCTGAGAACAATCCTCTTGTATTACAGTGGGGTCATCACTATTCCTTCTCCTCTCAGAAAGTCTGTCCGGGCACACACTCATCTTGACAGTGGTTAGCTACATACCCCCCATGCTGAGAAACTGCaccatctgtgtgtctctgtttagTGGAGAACAGCTGATCTCCGGTTGGGATTGATTTTGTACTGTTCACTGTCAGAGCAGGAGGAGCAAATACAATTGAAAACATTGGAAACGCTCACTGAAGTGAAGGCCAAGCTGAAAACCGAAGTtaccaagaaagcagcaaagaaatgaaccTGTCGGTGCAACATGTAACCACCTGAACCCAAAAGCTCCTGTCAGAGACACCGACATCTCTCAGGAGAGAGCTGGGCCCGGATCAAAGGATCCCTGTCCCAGTTCCGGTGGAGATACGGACATTAATTGATTTGAATAACTCAAAACACACTTTCTCGGCTTCATTTACACCCAGCTCTTCTCACACATTCTACAAGGAATCAGTGTGAGGTTCCCCCTCTCATTTTAACTGACCATCAGTTCGGGTGCAGTTGCagttcatgaacaaaaacaaagttgttggaaaaggtcaggtttggcagcacctatggagggaaaaaaaaggagTTAACGATTCAGGCCCAGtgccctttcctcagaactggatgcagagaaataaagctgaggcctttgttGAGTACAGAGCATCCAGCAtcggagagcagaaggttaggagggatggtgaatacctggcAGGAGGTGAAGagtttgggggaggggatagagtcagagggaagggaaggagaggtAGGTCCCAGAGAGCCATGAGTGGttttgagttggtgcatcttgtgggccttattgcctgaaaggaaaagaaaaaaaaagtcccttgTTAGCACGACAAATGAGTCGGAGGATgaagtggtatcagagataatgggaactgcagatgctggagaatccaagacaacaaaacgtgaggctggatgaacacagcaggccaagcagcatccgtgctcctgagatgctgcttggcctgctgtgttcatccagcctcacattttgttgtctgtggaggatgaagtggaactggggAGTGgagcagccctgagccagtgtgttacgatgctgttggagagagaggttgagagtatGCATGTGCCGCCACATGGCACTCagggtggatctcaggatgtggtgaGAGCAGCTGTCCGTGAAACGTTGAACATTATGGAGGTATATATgctcctgggaggattcaaaacatgagggatgaaacttgagtcgtaATCCACGTGGGGTAAGCCTGAACCAGAGGCAGTCATTGAGGAATGTGACATGGCTGTGGAAAGTGAAatggctggatgaagggtctcggcccaaaatgtcagattttgagctcctaagatgctgcttggcctgctgtgttcatccagccccacactttgttatgatggCTGTGGAAATGTCAGTTTCAGTTCCTGTCCATTTCTATTTCACATATTCAGGGAGTCAGTAACACTGGCGCAGAAACCCCGCTTCACAACACAGTCCCCAAGAAATGATTTTGTCTGATTCACCGGGAGCAATGGAAACTGACtgtcggattctacagcatctgcagttcctgctatctgtgaAATGGAAGCTGACATGCTGTCTTCTGAAAGGAAGGCCAGGACATGGGCTTTTGATTGTTTCAcaactgcttttaaaattgtatcagtgatatcaggttttgtgctcctgagatgctgcttggcctgctgtgttcatccagcttcacactttgtcatcttgcttttaaaatatccaggttttattatctttgaacacAAGTTTGGGTCTGCAGGTTTTCTGCCGGGCCTTGTGTTCACTGCCCTTGTGGAGAAAAGGTTTAGTTCCAGATCCAGTTGGGGGCGGCAGTAAGCTGGAGGCGGAGCTGGACATTTCTCTGCCTGTCACTCAGTTTTCTGCCAGCCTCTCACTTTCTGTCAGCTGTTTCTCAGTCAGGTCGGGGCAGGCAGTATAAAAAAGGAAGGTGAGGCAGCTCGGCTCTCAGTCGGCAGCGATTGGAGTGAAGAAGCGTGATGtctgggagagggaaaggaggcAAAGGCCTGGGAAAAGGCGGAGCGAAGAGGCACCGCAAAGTGCTCCGTGATAACATCCAGGGCATCACGAAACCAGCCATCCGGCGCCTGGCTCGCCGTGGCGGGGTCAAGCGCATCTCGGGCTTGATCTACGAGGAGACCCGCGGGGTGCTGAAGGTTTTCCTGGAGAATGTGATCAGGGATGCGGTGACCTACACTGAGCACGCCAAGCGCAAGACGGTGACTgccatggatgtggtgtacgctctgaaacgccagggccgcactctgtatggattcggcggctgagcaaatcgtcccttttccagcgaacccaaaggctcttttcagagccaccccaACCCTCCGCCTGAGAGCGGAGACCTGAGGATGGGGAACCAGCACATAGGGCTGGTGCAGCGACTTTTAATGACGCTCCCAGGAATGATAATTTGTTCAGTTTTGATTCTGGTAGCCGTGCCGAGGTTTTAGTGGCGTGTTCATTCCACCTGCCTGTTAGAGATGG
Coding sequences within it:
- the LOC132206964 gene encoding uncharacterized protein LOC132206964 isoform X2; this encodes MSSKSLFVDGVSVGMTCFQEFLCVSLFVLSKMDGCVVPKWWPSSSVCKDTSDRGSCLLVDIYQQVATDLTPQLENRITALLIKLQKSGELNKRLFQKMKPDGSNTPRFYGLPKIHKPGAPLRPIVSLPGTPTYRLAKELHQRLKHRVEDSRHSIHSSQEFLNTIKSTKIEEDETMVSFDVTALFTSININLAKETLTTLVEEPKTHTPDTTNLISKDKIIKLVDLCLTTHFTFNNKTYRQTNGTPMGSPTSGFLAEGVVQRLEQTALPIIQPKLWVCYVDDTFVITKQNKLEETFKTINNILPDVKFTKEEEHNNKLHS
- the LOC132207042 gene encoding histone H4, giving the protein MSGRGKGGKGLGKGGAKRHRKVLRDNIQGITKPAIRRLARRGGVKRISGLIYEETRGVLKVFLENVIRDAVTYTEHAKRKTVTAMDVVYALKRQGRTLYGFGG